From Streptosporangium album, the proteins below share one genomic window:
- a CDS encoding ABC transporter substrate-binding protein, producing the protein MSRGIFSAIGTAAALSIALTSCSSPSGPATTTGATGKAGGNLVVGVTSDPDTLFPWKATQFQAVNVLQNIYGTLTEFDKDLNVVPGLAESWETSKDGRTLTLTLRQGVTYSDGSAFDSKDVTSSLNKIMEESTAAVARASLSSVKSVDAPDAHTVVLKLSGPDAALPANLATVNMAMLSSDDTEEKLNAAPNGTGPFAMKKRVASQSITLARNDTYWGSEKPKLDGVEFRVIPDESSIVSAMQSGNVQLAIFNDPLVAQTAQGGSITIAKTPQLNYHALQLNTRRGDLGDVNVRLAIQCAIDRKQVLDTAALSEGEVTGPITAPAFKSDPQQRPCPTRDLAKAAEYLGKAGKPGGVTVKAIVSQGEYATSVNEGQNLKAQLAEAKITLDLEVLESGAFVDRWVAGDFEAAVALNGGRPDPDGMYSRYFTSKGNLNKVAGYSSPELDKLFAEGKATTDQAARKEIYGKVGAELENNAAWIWLFTGYTYTGTTAQVKGFVPMASGSLQYLRTTTLN; encoded by the coding sequence TGGAAACCTCGTGGTCGGAGTCACCTCCGACCCGGACACGCTCTTCCCCTGGAAGGCCACGCAGTTCCAGGCGGTCAACGTGCTGCAGAACATCTACGGCACGCTCACGGAGTTCGACAAGGACCTCAACGTGGTCCCCGGGCTGGCCGAATCGTGGGAGACCTCGAAGGACGGCCGGACCCTCACCCTCACCCTCCGGCAGGGCGTCACCTACAGCGACGGCAGCGCCTTCGACTCCAAGGACGTCACGTCCTCGCTCAACAAGATCATGGAAGAGTCCACGGCCGCCGTGGCCAGGGCATCCCTCTCCTCGGTGAAGTCGGTGGACGCGCCTGACGCTCACACCGTGGTGCTGAAGCTGAGCGGACCCGACGCCGCGCTGCCCGCCAATCTCGCCACGGTCAACATGGCGATGCTCTCCTCCGACGACACCGAGGAGAAGCTCAACGCGGCCCCCAACGGGACCGGGCCCTTCGCCATGAAGAAGCGCGTCGCGAGCCAGTCGATCACGCTGGCCAGAAACGACACGTACTGGGGCAGCGAGAAGCCGAAGCTCGACGGCGTCGAGTTCAGGGTGATCCCCGACGAGTCGTCCATCGTCTCCGCGATGCAGTCGGGCAACGTGCAGCTCGCGATCTTCAACGACCCGCTCGTCGCGCAGACCGCGCAGGGCGGCTCGATCACCATCGCCAAGACCCCGCAGCTCAACTACCACGCCCTCCAGCTCAACACGCGTCGCGGCGATCTCGGCGACGTCAACGTGCGCCTGGCCATCCAGTGCGCGATCGACCGCAAGCAGGTGCTCGACACCGCGGCGCTCAGCGAGGGCGAGGTGACGGGACCGATCACCGCCCCGGCGTTCAAGTCGGATCCCCAGCAGCGTCCGTGCCCCACACGCGACCTGGCCAAGGCGGCCGAGTATCTCGGCAAGGCGGGTAAGCCGGGCGGGGTGACCGTCAAGGCCATCGTCTCCCAGGGCGAGTACGCGACCTCGGTCAACGAGGGCCAGAACCTGAAGGCGCAGCTCGCCGAGGCCAAGATCACTCTTGACCTCGAAGTGCTGGAGTCGGGCGCGTTCGTCGACCGGTGGGTCGCGGGCGACTTCGAAGCGGCCGTCGCGCTGAACGGCGGCCGTCCCGACCCCGACGGTATGTACAGCCGCTACTTCACCAGCAAGGGCAACCTCAACAAGGTCGCCGGCTACAGCTCTCCCGAGCTCGACAAGCTCTTCGCCGAGGGCAAGGCGACGACCGACCAGGCCGCGCGTAAGGAGATCTACGGCAAGGTCGGCGCGGAGCTCGAGAACAACGCGGCGTGGATCTGGCTGTTCACCGGCTACACCTACACCGGGACCACGGCCCAGGTGAAGGGCTTCGTCCCGATGGCCAGCGGCTCCCTGCAGTATCTGCGCACGACGACCCTCAACTAG
- a CDS encoding ABC transporter permease: MRNVLAHNRVVRRVAGMIGTLFGVAVLVFVMLRAIPGDQITAGLGTEAAALTPVQREALERYYGLDQSLFTQFFSWLGNMFTGNFGYSARSQQSVLELTLHSLPVTFELAVFSIVLALLVGVPLGMLAASRTNSPRDFLGQVVSLAGLSVPAFLLATTLLSIFAASFGFNPNGQGFATLFENPLLNMEQMFLPALVLGFGIAAPILRTTRTAVLEVRSNDFIHTARAKGVPPGRLQVKHVLGNALVPIVTMTGLQFGYLLGGAVVVEQIFSVPGIGRQVLLGIQQKEYAVVQSTVLVIALAFVIVNLLTDVLYRVIDPRVRAS; the protein is encoded by the coding sequence ATGCGCAACGTACTCGCGCACAACCGTGTCGTCCGGCGCGTGGCGGGCATGATCGGCACCCTGTTCGGGGTGGCCGTGCTCGTGTTCGTCATGCTCCGGGCGATCCCCGGTGACCAGATCACGGCAGGGCTGGGCACGGAGGCCGCGGCGCTCACCCCGGTGCAGCGGGAGGCGCTCGAACGCTACTACGGCCTCGACCAGTCCCTGTTCACGCAGTTCTTCTCCTGGCTCGGCAACATGTTCACCGGGAACTTCGGCTACTCGGCACGGTCGCAGCAGAGCGTGTTGGAGCTGACGCTCCACTCGCTGCCCGTCACGTTCGAGCTGGCGGTGTTCTCGATCGTGCTCGCCCTGCTGGTCGGTGTCCCGCTGGGCATGCTCGCGGCGTCCAGGACGAACTCGCCGAGGGACTTCCTCGGCCAGGTCGTGAGCCTGGCGGGGCTGTCGGTCCCGGCCTTCCTGCTGGCGACGACACTGCTCTCGATCTTCGCCGCCTCCTTCGGCTTCAACCCCAACGGGCAGGGCTTCGCCACCCTCTTCGAGAACCCGCTGCTCAACATGGAGCAGATGTTCCTGCCCGCGCTCGTGCTCGGGTTCGGCATCGCGGCACCGATCCTGCGCACCACGCGCACCGCGGTGCTCGAGGTGCGCTCGAACGACTTCATCCACACCGCCCGCGCCAAGGGCGTGCCGCCGGGGCGCCTGCAGGTCAAGCACGTGCTCGGCAACGCGCTCGTGCCGATCGTCACGATGACCGGCCTGCAGTTCGGCTATCTGCTCGGCGGGGCCGTCGTGGTCGAGCAGATCTTCTCCGTCCCCGGCATCGGCAGGCAGGTGCTGCTGGGCATCCAGCAGAAGGAGTACGCGGTCGTCCAGAGCACGGTGCTGGTCATCGCGCTGGCGTTCGTGATCGTCAACCTCCTGACCGACGTCCTCTACCGGGTCATCGACCCGCGGGTGCGAGCCTCATGA
- a CDS encoding ABC transporter permease has protein sequence MRTLWKSPNGLSGIVILVLLALIALLSYFGLLPHDPIAQDPPSRFLSPSGDHLFGTDQFGRDVFSRVAAGVGNSALIAVVAVAFSTVVGTLGGLVSGFYRGFADGAIGGITNVLFAFPPLLLALSLASVLNRNWFTIAVAIAIVYVPIFIRVTRGPVLSLREIEYVKAAVSTGQSRWMIMLRHVLPNITSIIVIQVALSLSWAVLTEASLSFLGLGTPPPAPSLGSMIFEARSLVFVAPWTLIAPGAVVVLLVVGLNLLGDGFRDTLDPRNRGKR, from the coding sequence ATGAGAACCCTGTGGAAGAGCCCGAACGGCCTCTCCGGCATCGTCATCCTCGTGCTGCTCGCCCTCATCGCGCTGCTGTCGTACTTCGGGCTGCTCCCCCACGACCCGATCGCGCAAGACCCGCCGTCGCGGTTCCTCTCCCCGTCGGGCGACCATCTGTTCGGCACGGACCAGTTCGGCAGGGACGTCTTCTCGCGGGTCGCGGCGGGGGTGGGCAACTCCGCGCTCATCGCGGTCGTCGCCGTGGCCTTCTCCACCGTGGTGGGCACCCTGGGCGGGCTCGTGTCCGGCTTCTACCGCGGCTTCGCCGACGGCGCCATCGGCGGGATCACCAACGTGCTCTTCGCCTTCCCGCCGCTGCTGCTCGCGCTCTCGCTCGCCTCGGTGCTCAACCGTAACTGGTTCACGATCGCCGTGGCGATCGCGATCGTCTACGTGCCCATCTTCATCCGTGTCACGCGAGGTCCCGTGCTCTCGCTCAGGGAGATCGAGTATGTGAAGGCAGCCGTCTCCACCGGCCAGAGCCGATGGATGATCATGCTGCGTCACGTGCTGCCGAACATCACCTCGATCATCGTGATCCAGGTGGCCCTGTCCCTCTCCTGGGCGGTGCTCACCGAGGCGTCGCTGAGCTTCCTCGGCCTGGGCACCCCGCCGCCCGCGCCCTCGCTCGGATCGATGATCTTCGAGGCGCGCAGCCTGGTCTTCGTGGCCCCGTGGACGCTGATCGCGCCCGGCGCGGTCGTCGTGCTGCTGGTCGTGGGGCTGAACCTGCTGGGCGACGGCTTCCGTGACACTCTCGACCCGCGAAACCGAGGCAAGCGGTGA
- the murQ gene encoding N-acetylmuramic acid 6-phosphate etherase has translation MNLSELTTESADPRFAGIDRMTVAELAATMNGADATVPGAVAKALPQITPAIEAAAERMKAGGRLVYVGAGTPGRLGVLDASECPPTFGTPPEQVFAIIAGGESAIVSPCEGAEDDPDAAVKAIDAAGIGPLDTVVGIASSGRTPFVISAVRHARERGALTVGLSCNAGTPLSDEAEHAIEVLVGPEVLSGSTRLRAGTAQKLVLNMFSTIVMVQLGKTYGNLMVDVKASNGKLRERAVRIVRTITGAGRDEALAVLDRNGFNVKQAVVASRFDLNPQDAATRLARSGGRLRTALGEQV, from the coding sequence GTGAATCTCTCAGAACTGACGACGGAATCAGCGGATCCCCGCTTCGCCGGCATCGACAGGATGACGGTGGCCGAGCTGGCGGCGACCATGAACGGGGCCGACGCCACGGTCCCCGGCGCGGTCGCCAAGGCGCTGCCCCAGATCACCCCGGCGATCGAGGCCGCGGCCGAGCGCATGAAGGCGGGCGGCCGGCTCGTCTACGTCGGCGCGGGCACCCCCGGGCGGCTCGGCGTGCTCGACGCCTCCGAGTGCCCTCCCACCTTCGGCACCCCGCCCGAGCAGGTCTTCGCGATCATCGCGGGCGGCGAGAGCGCGATCGTCTCCCCGTGCGAAGGCGCGGAGGACGACCCGGACGCCGCGGTGAAGGCCATCGACGCCGCCGGCATCGGCCCGCTCGACACCGTGGTGGGCATCGCGTCGAGCGGGCGGACCCCGTTCGTGATCTCCGCGGTACGGCACGCGCGCGAGCGCGGAGCGCTGACCGTGGGGCTCTCCTGCAACGCGGGCACCCCGCTGAGCGACGAGGCGGAACACGCGATAGAGGTGCTCGTGGGTCCGGAGGTGCTGAGCGGATCCACCCGGCTCAGGGCGGGCACCGCCCAGAAACTCGTGCTCAACATGTTCTCGACGATCGTGATGGTGCAGCTCGGAAAGACCTACGGCAACCTCATGGTCGACGTCAAGGCCAGCAACGGCAAGCTGCGCGAGCGGGCCGTCCGCATCGTGCGGACGATCACGGGCGCCGGGCGGGACGAGGCGCTGGCCGTACTGGACCGGAACGGGTTCAACGTGAAACAGGCGGTCGTGGCCTCCCGCTTCGACCTCAACCCCCAGGATGCCGCCACGCGACTGGCCCGGAGCGGCGGGCGGCTGCGGACCGCGCTAGGAGAACAGGTATGA
- a CDS encoding anhydro-N-acetylmuramic acid kinase encodes MRILGMISGTSHDGIDVALVDFDLRDGVLDGRVGYTTSTPYSPELRARLVEALPPAETTLAEVCVLDTLIGQSFAEAAATAIEQAGPVDLIVSHGQTVFHWVEGAHAHGTLQLGQPAWIAERTGAPVLSDVRIRDITAGGHGAPLVSVLDALLLAGHQGSAAALNLGGIANMTVVRGPDGLVAYDIGPANALVDAVVSSGKLSERGFDEDGAIAASGRVDQRLLDVLLDEPYYLLPAPKSTGKELFHLAYVEEAIARAGHRPGDADLVATLTELTVRAVARDVLASGVDLLVVSGGGCRNPVIMKGLRDALPGVTVALSDDYGAPADDKEAIAFALIGWCTAHGLPGTVPAGTGARASRILGTLTPGAGPLVLPAPIADPPRSLTLGR; translated from the coding sequence ATGAGAATCCTCGGAATGATCTCCGGCACCTCTCATGACGGCATCGACGTGGCCCTGGTCGACTTCGACCTCCGCGACGGCGTGCTCGACGGCAGGGTCGGATACACCACGAGCACGCCGTACTCGCCGGAGCTGCGCGCCAGGCTGGTCGAGGCGCTGCCCCCGGCGGAGACGACACTCGCCGAGGTGTGCGTCCTCGACACCCTCATCGGCCAGAGCTTCGCCGAGGCCGCCGCCACGGCGATCGAACAGGCCGGGCCCGTGGACCTCATCGTCTCGCACGGCCAGACCGTGTTCCACTGGGTGGAGGGCGCGCACGCGCACGGCACGCTGCAGCTCGGCCAGCCCGCGTGGATCGCCGAGCGCACCGGCGCCCCGGTCCTGTCCGACGTGCGGATCCGCGACATCACGGCCGGTGGGCACGGCGCCCCGCTCGTCTCCGTGCTCGACGCCCTGCTGCTCGCGGGACACCAGGGCAGCGCCGCCGCGCTCAACCTGGGCGGCATCGCCAACATGACCGTGGTGCGCGGGCCGGACGGACTCGTCGCCTACGACATCGGGCCCGCGAACGCGCTGGTCGACGCCGTCGTGTCGAGTGGGAAGCTGAGCGAGCGGGGATTCGACGAGGACGGCGCGATCGCCGCCTCGGGGCGGGTCGACCAGCGCCTGCTCGACGTGCTGCTCGACGAGCCGTACTACCTGCTGCCGGCGCCGAAGAGCACCGGCAAGGAGCTGTTCCACCTCGCCTACGTCGAGGAGGCGATCGCGAGGGCGGGACACCGGCCCGGCGACGCCGACCTGGTGGCGACCCTGACGGAGCTCACCGTACGCGCGGTCGCCAGGGACGTCCTGGCCTCGGGGGTGGACCTCCTCGTCGTCTCCGGCGGCGGCTGCCGCAACCCCGTGATCATGAAGGGGCTCCGCGACGCGCTCCCCGGTGTGACCGTCGCGCTCTCCGACGACTACGGCGCCCCCGCCGACGACAAGGAGGCGATCGCCTTCGCTCTCATCGGCTGGTGCACCGCACACGGCCTGCCGGGAACCGTTCCGGCGGGCACGGGCGCCCGCGCCTCCCGCATCCTCGGCACGCTCACGCCCGGAGCGGGACCGCTCGTCCTGCCCGCACCGATCGCCGACCCGCCGCGCTCGCTCACGCTGGGCCGATGA
- a CDS encoding GNAT family N-acetyltransferase, translated as MILRTATRDDLDGIVEVFLACWHESYAGVLPERLVAAMSPERARALWADALERSQVIVAEDDGSVRGVTRFGDDTVHSLYVHPHAQGGGLGARLLGAAESALSSTGATRAFLWVFRDNLPSIGFYRRQGWTPDGTSRTTPEFGEPELRLAKVPAR; from the coding sequence ATGATTCTCCGCACGGCGACACGGGACGACCTGGACGGCATCGTCGAGGTCTTCCTCGCCTGCTGGCACGAGAGCTACGCGGGAGTCCTGCCCGAGCGGCTGGTGGCCGCCATGTCGCCCGAGCGGGCCCGCGCGCTCTGGGCGGACGCGCTGGAGCGGAGCCAGGTCATCGTGGCCGAAGACGACGGTTCCGTGCGCGGCGTGACGCGGTTCGGTGACGACACCGTGCACTCGCTCTACGTGCATCCGCACGCCCAGGGCGGCGGTCTGGGCGCCCGGCTGCTCGGAGCCGCGGAGTCCGCGCTGTCATCGACCGGCGCCACCAGGGCCTTCCTGTGGGTGTTCCGCGACAACCTGCCGTCGATCGGGTTCTACCGCCGCCAGGGCTGGACGCCCGACGGGACCAGCCGCACCACACCCGAGTTCGGCGAGCCCGAGCTGCGCCTGGCGAAGGTGCCGGCCCGATGA
- a CDS encoding serine hydrolase domain-containing protein: MNSPAGLVMAARTPWFELTECTGHRTVRWEDGVRVGEAPMTIDTHHDLASITKIIATTTALIRLVSDRLVELDAPVRGYLPDCPDGITVRDLLLHRGGLWEWYPLYIQREMPPPRYRPGRERHYSDLGFILLGRIVAAATGLSLDRAVSELVTEPLGLRSTRYARPAGSQVAMSARDDRVEMDMLDSQRPYPVPHRSADFTGWRHGPVIGQVADGNAHHAFGGVSGHAGLFSTVPDLLRYCTALSRYREYDGLWRPDVAQEFFSPGPDAQQALGFRRYELQIRDETVTVLGHPGYVGCAVGFVPDRDIALVMASNRLLVEGTPVPTDALWHDLLKATAQRSRTI; this comes from the coding sequence ATGAACTCGCCCGCGGGCCTCGTCATGGCCGCGCGCACTCCATGGTTCGAACTGACCGAGTGCACCGGCCATCGCACCGTGCGCTGGGAGGACGGCGTACGCGTCGGCGAGGCGCCGATGACGATCGACACGCACCACGACCTCGCCTCGATCACAAAGATCATCGCCACCACGACGGCGCTCATCCGCCTCGTCTCCGACCGCCTCGTCGAGCTGGACGCGCCGGTGCGCGGGTATCTGCCGGACTGCCCCGACGGCATCACCGTGCGCGATCTGCTCCTGCACAGGGGCGGGCTGTGGGAGTGGTACCCGCTCTACATCCAGCGGGAGATGCCGCCGCCGCGCTACCGCCCCGGCCGGGAACGGCACTATTCCGATCTCGGGTTCATCCTGCTCGGGCGGATCGTCGCGGCCGCCACGGGACTGAGCCTCGACCGGGCCGTGTCCGAGCTGGTGACCGAGCCGCTCGGACTCCGCTCGACCAGGTACGCCCGCCCCGCCGGCTCACAGGTGGCCATGAGCGCGCGAGACGACCGGGTCGAAATGGACATGCTGGACTCGCAACGGCCCTACCCCGTCCCCCATCGCAGCGCCGACTTCACCGGCTGGCGCCACGGACCCGTGATCGGGCAGGTCGCCGACGGCAACGCCCACCACGCCTTCGGCGGCGTATCCGGACACGCGGGGCTCTTCTCGACGGTCCCCGACCTGCTGCGCTACTGCACCGCGCTGTCCCGCTACCGCGAGTATGACGGGCTGTGGCGGCCCGACGTCGCGCAGGAGTTCTTCTCGCCGGGCCCCGACGCCCAGCAGGCACTCGGTTTCCGCAGGTACGAGCTTCAGATCCGGGACGAGACCGTCACCGTGCTCGGCCACCCGGGCTATGTGGGCTGCGCCGTCGGTTTCGTGCCCGACCGCGACATCGCCCTGGTCATGGCCAGCAACCGGCTGCTGGTCGAGGGGACACCCGTGCCCACGGACGCTCTCTGGCACGACCTGCTGAAGGCCACCGCACAACGATCGAGGACGATATGA
- a CDS encoding ABC transporter ATP-binding protein translates to MTSRTPLLAIRDLSVAFRTGKQDVTVVKNVSMEIMPGQTVAVVGESGSGKSTTAAAVNRLLPDNGRITGGQVLFEGRDLAKASEREMTAIRGAGIGLVPQDPMSNLNPLMRVGDQIAEALEVHGVASGKAARARVVGLLDMVGIPDPAQRIDQYPHEFSGGMRQRALIAIGLACRPKLLIADEPTSALDVTVQRRILDQLEELTADMGTAVFLITHDLALAAERADVVAVMYQGELVEVGAAAEILADPGHEYTRRLLRAVPSLSSVRMVEPPQKDGGPVETEDLVEIEDLHKVFPIRGSAAEFTAVDAVTFGIPRGRTVSIVGESGSGKSTTANLLLGLDDVTSGRIRFDGTEVTSLGRRELFAFRRRVQPVFQNPYASLDPRYTVEKSIAEPLRVHRVGTAASRRRTAAELLDQVSLPSSVAQRLPHELSGGQRQRVAIARALALSPELVVLDEAVSALDVLVQAQILELLAELQRELELSYLFISHDLAVVRMISHSVHVMQRGRIVESGTASEIFERPTADYTRELLAAIPGTRSRQA, encoded by the coding sequence ATGACGAGCCGCACCCCGCTCCTGGCCATCCGTGACCTGTCGGTCGCCTTCCGCACGGGCAAGCAGGATGTCACCGTCGTGAAGAACGTCTCGATGGAGATCATGCCCGGCCAGACCGTCGCGGTCGTCGGCGAGTCGGGGTCGGGCAAGTCCACCACGGCGGCCGCGGTCAACCGCCTCCTCCCCGACAATGGCCGCATCACCGGCGGGCAGGTGCTCTTCGAGGGGCGCGACCTGGCCAAGGCGAGCGAGCGCGAGATGACCGCGATCCGCGGGGCGGGGATCGGGCTCGTCCCCCAGGATCCGATGTCCAACCTCAACCCGCTCATGCGCGTCGGGGACCAGATCGCCGAGGCTCTCGAGGTGCACGGCGTCGCCTCGGGCAAGGCGGCCCGCGCCCGCGTGGTCGGACTCCTGGACATGGTCGGCATCCCCGATCCGGCACAGCGGATCGACCAGTACCCGCACGAGTTCTCCGGCGGCATGCGCCAGCGCGCGCTCATCGCCATCGGCCTGGCCTGCCGGCCGAAGCTGCTCATCGCCGACGAGCCGACCTCCGCGCTCGACGTGACCGTTCAGCGGCGCATCCTCGACCAGCTCGAGGAGCTCACCGCGGACATGGGCACGGCCGTCTTCCTCATCACGCACGACCTCGCCCTGGCCGCCGAGCGCGCCGACGTCGTGGCCGTCATGTACCAGGGCGAGCTCGTCGAGGTGGGCGCGGCGGCCGAGATCCTGGCCGACCCCGGCCACGAGTACACCCGGCGCCTGCTGCGCGCCGTGCCCAGCCTGTCGTCGGTGCGGATGGTCGAACCCCCGCAGAAGGACGGGGGCCCCGTTGAGACCGAGGACCTCGTGGAGATCGAGGACCTGCACAAGGTCTTCCCGATCCGGGGCAGCGCGGCGGAGTTCACCGCGGTCGACGCGGTCACCTTCGGCATTCCCCGCGGCCGTACCGTGTCCATCGTCGGGGAGTCGGGGTCGGGCAAGTCGACGACCGCGAACCTGCTGCTCGGCCTCGACGACGTCACCTCGGGGCGGATCCGCTTCGACGGCACCGAGGTGACCTCGCTCGGCCGGCGCGAGCTGTTCGCGTTCCGCCGGCGCGTGCAGCCGGTCTTCCAGAACCCCTACGCCTCGCTCGACCCCCGCTACACCGTGGAGAAGTCGATCGCCGAACCGCTGCGCGTGCACCGCGTCGGCACCGCGGCGAGCCGCAGGCGGACCGCGGCCGAACTGCTCGACCAGGTCTCGCTGCCCTCGTCGGTGGCCCAGCGGCTGCCGCACGAGCTGTCCGGCGGCCAGCGCCAGCGGGTCGCCATCGCCAGGGCGCTGGCGCTCTCACCCGAACTCGTCGTGCTCGACGAGGCCGTCTCGGCCCTCGACGTGCTCGTCCAGGCGCAGATCCTTGAGCTGCTCGCCGAACTGCAGCGGGAGCTCGAACTCAGCTACCTGTTCATCAGCCACGACCTCGCGGTGGTCCGCATGATCTCGCACTCCGTCCATGTGATGCAGCGTGGGCGGATCGTGGAGAGCGGGACCGCGAGCGAGATCTTCGAGCGCCCCACGGCCGACTACACCCGCGAGCTGCTGGCCGCGATCCCGGGGACCCGGTCCCGGCAGGCCTGA
- a CDS encoding transposase — protein MLTRAAVCSPDAHQKDLRTEALAELSGFRSEFYACLTARADELFELTEALLCTAGPVTTLVDLALAPEHRRGHGALYGGLNQGRIEISRFRRALAGLPLPRAAGGRLVPAVDVSPWLRPDAATSPDRSFCHTYGRSKDQHLMIPGWPYSVIAALETGRTSWTQVLDALRLEAEADVAAVTAAQVRALLIRLIEAGQWRPGDPDILLVFDAGYDLPRLAFLLADLPVEVLGRLRSDRVLRRPAPSRREHCLASPAGAARPSMAARSASPTRRPGTALTRPPRPRRRATAQRSRPHGIGCIISSPAGPPGSTTTASCRSSRARSSG, from the coding sequence ATGCTGACACGCGCTGCGGTATGCAGCCCAGACGCGCACCAGAAAGATCTCCGTACCGAAGCGCTGGCGGAGTTGTCGGGCTTCCGCAGCGAATTCTACGCCTGCCTGACCGCTCGGGCCGATGAGCTGTTCGAGCTAACCGAAGCGCTCTTGTGCACCGCCGGGCCGGTCACGACGCTGGTGGACCTGGCGCTGGCACCCGAGCACCGGCGCGGGCATGGCGCCTTGTACGGCGGGCTGAACCAGGGCCGCATCGAGATCAGCAGGTTCCGGCGGGCGCTGGCCGGTCTGCCGCTGCCCAGGGCGGCGGGCGGACGCCTGGTGCCGGCGGTGGATGTGTCCCCGTGGCTGCGCCCGGATGCGGCCACCAGCCCAGACCGTTCGTTCTGCCATACCTACGGCCGCAGCAAGGATCAGCATCTGATGATCCCGGGCTGGCCGTACTCGGTGATCGCCGCGCTGGAGACGGGGCGGACCTCCTGGACTCAGGTGCTGGATGCGCTGCGGCTGGAGGCCGAGGCCGATGTGGCGGCCGTGACCGCCGCTCAGGTCCGCGCCCTGCTCATCCGGCTGATCGAGGCGGGGCAGTGGCGGCCGGGTGATCCGGACATCCTGCTGGTGTTCGACGCCGGCTACGATCTGCCCCGCCTGGCCTTCCTGCTAGCCGATCTACCGGTGGAGGTGCTCGGCAGGCTCCGCTCAGACCGGGTGCTGCGCCGTCCGGCGCCGTCGCGCCGTGAGCATTGCCTGGCCAGCCCCGCCGGGGCCGCCCGCCCAAGCATGGCGGCGCGTTCCGCTTCGCCGACCCGGCGACCTGGCACAGCCCTGACCAGGCCACCTCGACCCAGACGACGCGCTACGGCACAGCGATCGCGACCGCATGGGATCGGCTGCATCATCAGCTCACCCGCCGGGCCGCCTGGATCGACCACGACGGCGAGCTGCCGATCATCGAGGGCACGCTCATCCGGCTGA
- a CDS encoding helix-turn-helix domain-containing protein, translating to MRYSDRGGLSMRARVERERLRFVAADMFAGGMSAPQVARELSVTRKSACAWRRTWEVGGKAALASKGPGGNVCRLSADQLDRLVWELERGPAAYGWSDQRWTLPRIVVVIKRLFRVSYTARGVAYLLRGQGWSPQVPVHRAAERDEEQITAWRGWRWSALKGPRRPGAPGSSSATNRARA from the coding sequence ATGAGGTATTCGGATCGCGGGGGCCTGTCGATGCGGGCCCGTGTTGAACGGGAGCGGCTTCGTTTCGTGGCGGCGGACATGTTCGCCGGGGGGATGAGCGCACCGCAGGTGGCGCGGGAGTTGAGCGTCACTCGTAAGTCGGCGTGTGCGTGGCGTCGGACCTGGGAGGTCGGCGGCAAGGCCGCGCTGGCGTCCAAGGGTCCTGGCGGCAACGTGTGCCGGCTGTCTGCTGATCAGCTTGATCGGCTGGTGTGGGAGTTGGAGCGGGGCCCGGCCGCGTACGGCTGGAGCGATCAGCGCTGGACGCTGCCCCGCATCGTCGTTGTGATCAAGAGGCTGTTTCGGGTGTCGTACACGGCGCGCGGGGTGGCCTATCTGCTGCGCGGGCAAGGGTGGTCGCCGCAGGTGCCGGTGCATCGGGCCGCCGAGCGCGATGAGGAGCAGATCACCGCGTGGAGAGGTTGGCGGTGGTCGGCGTTAAAAGGACCGCGGCGGCCTGGGGCGCCTGGATCGTCTTCTGCGACGAATCGGGCCAGAGCCTGA